From the Terriglobia bacterium genome, the window GGACGGCCCGCGCTACGACGGGCCGCGGCGCATCCCAAATTCGGTAAGGAAATTATCGGACGCAGGATTCGACGCGGGGCCGGGGGATTGCGTGGCGGCAGTCCCTTCTGGAGGGAACGCCGGGGCCTGCACGGAGCGCTCGCGCTGTTCGATGAGCCAGCGGGCCAGCAGGGCACTGGCGCTCTCTTCCATCCATTGATCCAGCAAGCGGCCAATGTCCTTGCGCAGGTTTGCAGCGTGGTTGAGCCGGGAGAGTTCGTAACTCTGCAGGGAGAAAGATGAGGCAGAGAAAAGAAACTCCCACGGGGGTTGCGTTTTATGGGTACTCATAAGGGCCTCCAGAGGGAACGCCCGAGTACCTTACCGGACTAGTAATACTAGTCAAGTGCCGAAAAGAGTAAGGGCTGTGGATAACTGTGGAAATCTCCGCCGGGACTTCGACGCGCATTGGGCCCCGGCGCTGCACGCCTGCAGCGCCTGCGCGGGGGATTACGAGGATCCGGATCGCACGGCGCCGCCGGACGAGGACGAAGGCGAGGACGACGGGAGTAACGCGTGGCCGGAAAGGGCGGGAGAGGGCGGTGGGGAAGATTTCTGTGGGGATCGGTAAGAGCGGAGGTGGCTATGGTTCTGCGGGATGTGCGGACTAGGCGGACGGCGGGCAAACGCAACGGGGGGCGCGGTCCGGGGCGGCGCACCGCACTGCGGACGCAGCGGGAGATACTCTGCGACGTGCTGCTCTCGGCGGGGGAGTGCGCAACGCATGCGGGAGACTCCGGGCAAGCGTGGCTGACGCTGGAGGAGCTGGCACAGCTGACGCAGTTCGGCGAGGCCAGCATCTCGGCGCAACTGCGGCATCTGCGCAAGCCGTGGAACGGCGGGTACGTGGTGGAGAAGCGACGGCGGGAGGCTGAGTCGTGGGCGCGGCCGGAGCAGGCGGGGGCGCTGTGGGAGTACCGGCTGCGGCTGCAGAGAGAACCTGGCGGCGTGGCCTAGCAACGGGGAGTTCGCGTGGGGACGGTTCAACTGTTTAACCGTGGCAACGATTGAAGAGTTGAAGAGATGGAAGCGGAGGCGGCGGAGGAGGAACGATGAGCGCAAAGCCGGAGCTGGCGTTCGATGTGTGCTGGGAGGTCTACCGCGGGGCGCGCGAGGTGCTGGAGACCAAGCGTGGGGTCGCGGCGCTGAACTTGACAGAGCCGACGAAATTTCTGTGGCGGCCGGACATCCGGCCGCGGCTGAATGAGTATGTGGCGGACTTTGCGCTGGCGGGGCAGGCGGCGCTGCACGGGGCGGAGTGGGCGTCGCGGCTGGTGCTGTTCCGGGTGTTCTACCTGGGGCTGGCGCCGTACGAGCGGGCGCGGCCGTTCTTGGGGCTGAGCGAGATGGGCTGGACGAACTGGACGGAGGAGATCCGCCGGCGCTGCGGGCGGGAGCTGCTGCGGCGGGAGATGTTTCCGCCGCGAAAGTATTTTCAGGAAGCGAGCTGAGCGGGAAAGTAAAACCGGAAATGGACGCTCAGACTGTGCGCAACGATGGCGATTGCAAGAGGTCTCCGTTGAGATCCTTCGCCCCGATGCAGAACATCGGGGCTCAGGATGACACGTTTCAAAAGTTTTCTTGCGGGTTCAGTTACGCCTGCCCGGACCGGGCAGGAGGCAGGTGATTCAAGTGCCGGCGAAGCCCTGGATCAGGAGCAGGATGCCGAAGATGGCCGGAGCGTAGAGGATCATGCGGGCGGTGGATTGGGTGATGGCGTAGCCGATCAGGAAGAGGCCGAGCACGACGTAGAGGGCGCGCAGGGCGAAGGCGAAATTGAGGTAACGAGACATAAGCTAATCGCCGGACTGAATAGGCGCAGTTTTATTGTAGCGCAGATCAGCGGACGGCAAGAGCGCGGCGCTACAGAACTGAAGAGCAAGGGGAAGATGACGGGATTACCCGCCGCTACAAACAGGAACAGGGATAGTGGGTCAATTTAAAATAAGTCTTGCACTCGCCCGCCGCAGTATCGGAAACTGGGCGCGCGCGTATCAAAGCGATTGAGCCATAGACTGACCAAAACAAGGGGGAAGAACGCTCAGGCCATAGAGCGCGGTCGGCAGTATGGGCCAAATGACGGCAAGGCTAGGGCAAAGAAGCTAACCGCTAAGCAGCAGAAAACAAAAGCCTTAAAAGCGCTAAGGCACGCTGGAGGTAGATTTTCCTTGACACAACCGGGGAATGTTGTAAGGTAGTAGCTGAAATCCCGCCTAGAGTAATCTAGGCCATGACCTGGACCCAGGACGACGGGCATAAAAAAGGCCACTTTAGACGTGGCCTTTTTTATTTGCAAGTGCAGGAGCATCCATCTCTCACGTAGAGCGCAGGAATTTCAGCACACTTTGTAACCCATTCTTTCGATACTCCAAAAGAACTCACTAGTATCACTTTCTGCAATTTCGGGTCGAGTCGTGTAAAGGCTACTTTCCGAGTATGTTTCCCATGATAGACGACATAGATGTGGTCGCCTTTGATTCCACCCTGTCCGCGATATTCATGATTGCGGAGATTCTTGTGTATGCAGTTTGGCCTTTTGAGGAGATTTGGGATATTAAACAGCGCGTTGGCTCTCTGCTCGTTAATTCTGAAACCTGTTTCATCGAAAATGCCCTTTTCAAGCATGGGTAATACGACACTCGGTTTCGCCTGAATCCATTCATCTGGCTTAGCTAGATTTGGGTATTCGAGTTTTATCCAGTAAAGAAAATTTTCTGGCAGTAGATGAACTACCTCTGGCAATGGGCTATCGACAGCCTGTTGGTGCAGGTGTTTCTTATACCGATTAAAGAGAACCTGTATGGGACCGGGTGGCACGATTCGTGGAATACCCAAAGCCGCAGCAAGTTTCTCTGCAAAGGTTAAGGCCATCATCTGATAGTGTAAGTAAGCTAAGAGTAGACGACAAATTACGAGTTTAGATGAAGTTACACGTTTAGCACTATTCATACCCAGAGAACATGTAAACATCTGCTGGCAACAAAAAATATTCTTTAAATTTCAAGCTGACCCACTGCCGGAAAAGGCAAGAGAAGATGCCGACCTCCCGACCAAGTCGGGATATGTCCTGGCCGGCGCTACAAGAGAAGGGGATCGCCTGTGCGGAGGAGTTTGCCGGATTCGGTGGAAGCGACGTGGGTGTTGACGGCGAGGCGGTAGAAGTGGTCGAAGCGGGAGGCGGGGGACCAGGCGGGGAGCTGGGCCTGGCGGAGGTCGGCGAAACGCTTTTGGAAGCCCTCGATGGGCGCGGCGGTGCGGGGATCGCGGGGCGGGACGACGCAGCGGGCGCAGGGATTGCTGCCCTCGAAGGCGACTTCACCGATGTGGAAGCGCACGACGCTGCGTTCTTCTTCACCGAAGAGGCGATCTTCCCAGAAAGCAGGGAGAACGTCCGGTGTGACCGCGGAGCGGTCAGCATCACGCGTGACCGCAGAGCGGTCAACATCCTGTGTGACTGTGGAACGGTCAACATCGATTTCGAGGGTGGTGCGGAAGCGCAGGCGCATGTCGTCGAGGGTCACACCGGGGAACCACGCGCAGACGGCCTCGAGCGTCGCGGTGGAAATAATCGTGGGGCCATGGGCGATCCTGTCGTCCGGGAAGCCTTCCCGGGCGTAGCGCACGAGGATGTGCTGCTCGAAGTAGACGCTGAACCACTCGGCGGCGGATTCGGTGTCGCGTGGGAAGGCAAATGTCCTCGCGGGGATATTACGGCGGTCACCGGGAACGGACAGCGTGACCGAGCTGAGATCCGGAGCAAAGTCCGCGCGAATGAGGTGCATCGCCGCGGTGCGCTTGCCATTCACCCAGCGGCCATCCACGGAGTAGAGCGCCCAGGCGCGGTCGAGCTCGAGGCCGCCGTGGGGGCCGATGCGCGCGGCGGAGACTTCGACGGGATCCAGGGACTTGATGGGGTGCAGGCGGATCTTCGCGAGATGAACGTGGGAAGAGCCGGTGCGCATCCGGACATCTTAGCAAATCCGCGGGAAAAGTTGAGGGAGGGTTGCGGCGCAGCGTTCGCGAAACGCCGGTGCGCCGCAACCCTGGTGCCTACCCGAAGGCCTCAGGAAGAGGCCGCCCGGGCAGCAGCGGTGATAGGCCGATAGCCGCACATACTGGCCTTCTTGAGCGCGTCCAGGGCCTCGGCGGTGGTCATGAGCGGGGTGGTCTTGAGGCTCTTGACGGCGCCGCCGCCAGCGAAGGCCATGGCGATGGCTGCGGCACTGATGTTGTCGGGCATCTCGGTGATGACCGCCACATCGAATTCGCCGAAAGCGAAGTAGCCGGTCTGGATGCGCCCGCCGAGCTTCTCGATCGGTGCGCGAATGGCATCCATGCGATCCTGTGGGTTGGCGATGAGCATGGACCAGGTTTCCGGGGTGTAACTGACTTGGTGTAGAAAGTACGGCATGCGAGGGCTCCTTTCGGGGAGAGCGGACCGTGGCCTGTGTGACCGCAGAGCGGTCAACTGCGCGGCCCCGCTCGGAAAATTCCGGGGATTGCGCGAATATGCGCCCGGCGAAAAGCGAAGTCAAGAGCGAGGAGCCGGCAAAGCGATGACCGGCCTGTGCAAAAAAAAGTTTAGAATGGGGCTTGACAGGATGTACTAGTGTGCTACACTTATGCCTGTAGAAATACGGTCAAACGCCCCGGACAGGTCCGGGGCGTTTTTATTTTGGGGACATCCTTCCGGCAGGGCCATCTAAACGAAATCTTGTGTTTGCAGTGAATTCCGGCGCACAGGTGCGCCTGGACGAGGAGTTGCGATGCCGAACTATCAGAACGTAACGCCGCCGTATTCCCTGTTTCCGGGGGACGCCGGCTTCAGCTGGAATAACGAGGCGTTTCCCTCGGCGAACACCGCCGGGACGCAGTTCGCGCTGCCCAGCTACGCGGGACAGCCGGACACCGGAACGACGATCCGCTGGCAGACGATTTTCGGGACGGCGCCGACGGCGGTGAACATCGTGCTGCAGACGGCGATGGCCGACGTGGACGCGGAGTACCAGACCATCGACACGTCTACGGCGACAGCAGGCGAGGCGCGCACCGTGGCCAGCGTGCAGGGGAAGTTCATCCGCACGAAGGTGGTGTCCAACACGGGCGGGGCGGGGCTGACGGCGAAGGTGCTGGCGTAGGGGCGGCACGGCACAGGGACAAAAGAGATGGCGAGTCATCCCAACTACGTGAAGAAGCAGGTGGCCGTGGACACGGTGAGCTGGACGCCGGTGGTGGCGCCGATCGATTGCCAGGGCGTGGGAATCAAGAACAGCGTGGCCGTGGACCTGAAGATCCGGACCGATGCGGCCGATCCGGCGACACAGGACACGATCCCCGCGGGCAATCAGGAAGGCGTGATGGTGGCGCGGTCGCAGGGAAGCGTGCAGTTTGATGCGGGGCCGCAGAGGTTCCGCGCGGGCGAGACGATCTGCTACCTGCAGGCGGGCAGCGGGACCGGGCCGGCGCTGGCGACATTTGTGCGATGAGGTGGAAATGCGCGTAAAGATCATTGGCGAAAACGATTGCGCGAAGGCGGCGCGAGGGCTTCTGCGGCAGGCGGGCTTTGCGGTGACGGAATTTCTGCCGGGCGAGGCGGTCCTGCAGGGGCCGCTGGCCGGCTACGTGATCACCATCGAAGAGATTGCGGGGACGGAGCGGATCCACATCGATTCGGTAGATTGCCCGTTCGAGGCGGCCCTCTTGAAGCACATCACGCAGCTCTCGAAGCTGCCGGTCGTGGTGGACCGGCCGGGCGGCGTGGTGCACGGCGACCGGGAGATTGTCCTACT encodes:
- a CDS encoding MOSC N-terminal beta barrel domain-containing protein: MRTGSSHVHLAKIRLHPIKSLDPVEVSAARIGPHGGLELDRAWALYSVDGRWVNGKRTAAMHLIRADFAPDLSSVTLSVPGDRRNIPARTFAFPRDTESAAEWFSVYFEQHILVRYAREGFPDDRIAHGPTIISTATLEAVCAWFPGVTLDDMRLRFRTTLEIDVDRSTVTQDVDRSAVTRDADRSAVTPDVLPAFWEDRLFGEEERSVVRFHIGEVAFEGSNPCARCVVPPRDPRTAAPIEGFQKRFADLRQAQLPAWSPASRFDHFYRLAVNTHVASTESGKLLRTGDPLLL
- a CDS encoding GYD domain-containing protein, translated to MPYFLHQVSYTPETWSMLIANPQDRMDAIRAPIEKLGGRIQTGYFAFGEFDVAVITEMPDNISAAAIAMAFAGGGAVKSLKTTPLMTTAEALDALKKASMCGYRPITAAARAASS